In one Arcobacter lacus genomic region, the following are encoded:
- a CDS encoding flagellar basal body P-ring protein FlgI: MILKYFFIITLLLSSLYSQTIKDISNIIGIRENQLIGYGLIVGLAGTGDKSKFTMQSLQNLLRNSYIKIPAGSINSKNIAAVMVTADLPPFARQGDKIKVNISTIGDAKSVDHGELLITQLKGVDGNVYALAQGTIVANENNKTTGFIYDGATVENEINFDLQSEDSIQLSLLKNSAKNADLIETKINDTFGKKLATALDTRTIDVKKPDGMSIVKFISLVQNIELESSFKKKLIIDMNRESILAGGDIVIDPVTIARDTFTIRINKTGLGEVDWNNPTINTGVDIGDDVRIADKPVIDINNAMINTKNPPTVADLVRSMKVMKLPMKEIIDTLKMIKDMGAIDVDIELRE; encoded by the coding sequence ATGATATTGAAATATTTTTTTATTATTACACTATTATTATCATCTTTATATTCTCAAACAATTAAAGACATTTCAAATATCATCGGAATTAGAGAAAACCAACTGATTGGTTATGGTTTGATAGTTGGATTAGCTGGAACTGGTGACAAATCAAAGTTTACTATGCAATCTTTGCAAAATCTTCTTAGAAATTCTTATATTAAAATCCCAGCAGGTTCAATCAATTCAAAAAATATTGCAGCAGTTATGGTAACTGCTGATTTACCACCATTTGCAAGACAAGGTGATAAAATAAAAGTAAATATTTCAACTATTGGTGATGCAAAATCTGTTGACCATGGAGAACTTTTAATAACTCAATTAAAAGGTGTTGATGGAAATGTTTATGCCTTGGCCCAAGGAACAATTGTTGCAAATGAAAATAATAAAACTACTGGATTTATTTATGATGGAGCAACTGTTGAAAATGAAATAAATTTTGATTTACAAAGTGAAGACTCAATCCAACTAAGTCTTTTAAAAAATTCTGCAAAAAACGCTGATTTAATTGAAACAAAAATCAATGATACTTTTGGGAAAAAGCTTGCAACTGCATTGGATACAAGAACTATTGATGTAAAAAAACCTGATGGTATGTCTATTGTAAAATTTATTTCTCTTGTTCAAAATATAGAATTAGAGTCTTCATTTAAAAAGAAACTTATAATTGATATGAATAGAGAATCAATTCTTGCAGGAGGAGATATAGTAATCGATCCAGTTACAATAGCAAGAGATACTTTTACTATTAGAATAAATAAAACGGGCTTAGGTGAAGTTGATTGGAATAATCCTACAATAAATACAGGTGTTGATATTGGCGATGATGTAAGAATTGCAGATAAACCAGTTATCGATATAAATAATGCAATGATAAATACAAAAAATCCTCCAACAGTTGCTGATTTAGTTCGTTCAATGAAAGTTATGAAACTTCCAATGAAAGAGATAATAGATACCCTAAAAATGATAAAAGATATGGGTGCAATTGATGTTGATATTGAATTAAGAGAGTAA
- the fliM gene encoding flagellar motor switch protein FliM, producing MAEFLSQDEIDALLDIAEQGDDIDGTNPLDKFTAKEKNYSIYDFKKPNRVTLDQLKALTTMHDKMLREFINDLSSMLRKIVDIKLTTIEQMTYGEFILSIPQVTSLSTLSMKPLDGKIVIECNPTISHKVIADLLGSGAVNTMDNLDRELTEIEIKVLEHFYKMFIKILYKTWSDISSLNFRIESSDTNANAIQIVSDHDIVLLVVFEITIDEDSGFLSICYPISYIEPLLNKIVDKIFSEGKNKKLSRKEDIKTLISGARMKVEAIMAETELTTAEILNLKENDIIVFNKNASSSSATIYVNKKEKFSAVSGISNNRKAVQIKANLDKEKQETLDTLREMREDREQKAKESAETLKKLLNERTSNFI from the coding sequence ATGGCAGAATTTTTAAGTCAAGATGAGATTGATGCACTTTTAGATATCGCTGAACAAGGCGATGACATTGATGGAACAAATCCTTTAGATAAGTTTACCGCAAAAGAAAAAAACTATTCTATTTATGACTTTAAAAAACCAAATAGAGTTACACTTGACCAATTAAAAGCATTAACTACAATGCATGATAAAATGCTAAGAGAGTTCATAAATGATCTATCTTCAATGCTTAGAAAAATTGTAGACATAAAACTTACAACAATTGAACAAATGACTTATGGAGAATTTATTTTATCTATTCCACAAGTTACATCTTTAAGTACACTCTCTATGAAACCACTTGATGGAAAGATAGTAATTGAGTGTAACCCAACTATTTCACATAAAGTAATCGCTGATTTATTGGGTAGTGGTGCTGTAAATACTATGGACAATTTAGATAGAGAATTAACAGAAATAGAAATAAAGGTTTTAGAACACTTTTATAAAATGTTTATAAAAATTTTATATAAAACTTGGAGTGATATTTCAAGTTTGAACTTTAGAATAGAATCAAGTGATACAAATGCAAATGCTATACAAATAGTATCTGACCACGATATAGTTTTACTTGTTGTTTTTGAAATCACTATTGATGAAGATTCAGGGTTCTTATCGATTTGCTATCCTATTTCTTATATTGAACCTTTATTAAATAAAATCGTTGATAAAATTTTTAGTGAAGGTAAAAATAAAAAGCTTAGTAGAAAAGAAGATATAAAAACTCTTATTTCTGGAGCAAGAATGAAAGTTGAAGCAATTATGGCTGAAACTGAACTTACGACTGCAGAAATTCTTAATCTAAAAGAAAATGATATTATAGTATTTAATAAAAATGCTTCGTCATCATCTGCAACAATTTATGTCAATAAAAAAGAGAAATTTTCGGCAGTTTCAGGAATTTCAAATAATAGAAAAGCTGTTCAAATAAAAGCAAATCTAGATAAAGAAAAACAAGAAACTCTTGATACTTTAAGAGAAATGAGAGAGGATAGAGAGCAAAAAGCAAAAGAATCTGCTGAAACTCTGAAAAAATTATTGAATGAAAGAACTAGTAATTTTATCTAA